A DNA window from Streptomyces sp. CA-278952 contains the following coding sequences:
- a CDS encoding helicase C-terminal domain-containing protein, whose product MGTTTPPRTLAEALRARGDESLAGLLRARPDLLNPVPNDITQLATRAGTRASVVRALEHLDRFALQTAEALAVAPDPAPYDTLLSLLTGDGLDDGDQRDDAGAAITAALPGALSTLREQALIWGEDDRLRLVRTARELLAPSPQHPSPTGLGPTVSEATAGMSPGRLQEILATTGLPATHDPVSAVAALAALFTDRTRMAELLDTAPVEALSVLDRLVWGPPYGEVTPNPTPPVKWLRDRGLLLPVSTRTVVLPREAALHLRAGRAHRVPEPVPPAVAAAATRDPQAVDRAAASQAFTALSTVEELLKLWNGGGPAILRAGGLSVRELKRAANSLDVTEPIAAFWIELAYAAGLLASDGEPEERYAPTPASDEWLDLPAEDRWTHLATAWLAATRTPGLVGGQDAKGRALSALGPELDRSAAPDVRRRVLALFAELPPGTAPDAETLLRRLRWERPLRGGATPSGASTEGTDLRSRLALWTLNEAELLGITGRCALSAQARALLDEGPDAAAALLAPLVPEPLDHVLLQADLTAVAPGPLERPLAETLSVLADVESKGGATVYRFTPGSVRRALDAGQAATDLHAFLAAHSRTPVPQPLSYLIDDVARRHGHLRIGSASAYVRCDDEAVLNEILADRRSTGLRLRRLAPTVLASQADPGSLLEALRDMGYAPAAESAEGDVLITRAGARRTPPRTPPVPVPEGPPVPDDTLLGAAVRAIRAGDTAATVIRKDTSEDPSSPTPSGSLPRTTSAETLATVQAAAMTGSAVWIGYVNADGAASQRVIAPVRVEGGFVTAYDHTADEVRTYPLHRITGVAELADDGKP is encoded by the coding sequence CCCGCCCCGATCTCCTCAACCCGGTGCCGAACGACATCACCCAGCTCGCCACGCGGGCCGGCACGCGGGCGTCCGTCGTCCGGGCGCTGGAACACCTGGACCGGTTCGCACTCCAGACCGCCGAGGCGCTGGCGGTGGCCCCGGACCCGGCCCCGTACGACACGCTGCTCTCCCTGCTCACCGGCGACGGCCTGGACGACGGCGACCAGCGCGACGACGCGGGGGCGGCGATCACCGCCGCACTGCCGGGCGCGCTCTCGACGCTGCGTGAACAGGCCCTGATCTGGGGCGAGGACGACCGGCTGCGGCTGGTGCGCACCGCCCGGGAACTGCTCGCCCCGTCCCCGCAGCACCCCTCGCCCACGGGCCTGGGCCCCACGGTCTCCGAGGCGACGGCCGGGATGTCGCCGGGCCGGCTCCAGGAGATCCTGGCGACGACCGGTCTGCCCGCCACGCACGACCCGGTGTCCGCGGTGGCCGCGCTCGCCGCCCTGTTCACGGACCGGACGCGGATGGCGGAACTGCTGGACACCGCCCCGGTGGAGGCGCTGTCGGTCCTGGACCGGCTGGTGTGGGGCCCGCCGTACGGGGAGGTCACGCCCAACCCCACTCCCCCCGTGAAGTGGCTGCGCGACCGGGGCCTGTTGCTGCCGGTCTCCACCCGTACGGTGGTCCTGCCGCGCGAGGCGGCCCTGCATCTGCGCGCCGGACGCGCGCACCGCGTACCGGAACCGGTCCCCCCGGCCGTCGCGGCGGCCGCGACACGCGATCCACAGGCTGTGGACAGGGCGGCGGCGAGCCAGGCGTTCACCGCACTCTCCACGGTCGAGGAGCTGCTGAAGCTCTGGAACGGCGGCGGCCCGGCGATCCTGCGCGCGGGAGGGCTGAGCGTACGGGAGCTGAAGCGCGCCGCGAACTCCCTCGACGTGACCGAGCCGATCGCCGCGTTCTGGATCGAACTGGCCTACGCGGCAGGCCTGCTGGCCTCCGACGGGGAGCCCGAGGAGCGGTACGCGCCGACGCCGGCCTCCGACGAGTGGCTCGACCTGCCCGCCGAGGACCGCTGGACGCACCTCGCCACCGCCTGGCTCGCCGCCACCCGGACCCCGGGCCTGGTCGGCGGCCAGGACGCCAAGGGCCGGGCGCTGTCCGCACTCGGCCCGGAGCTGGACCGTTCGGCCGCCCCCGACGTACGCCGCCGGGTCCTGGCCCTGTTCGCCGAACTGCCGCCGGGCACCGCGCCGGATGCCGAGACGCTCCTGCGAAGGCTGCGCTGGGAACGCCCGTTGCGCGGCGGAGCGACCCCTTCCGGGGCCTCGACGGAGGGGACGGACCTCCGCTCCCGCCTCGCCCTGTGGACGCTCAACGAGGCGGAGCTGCTGGGCATCACGGGCCGGTGCGCGCTCTCCGCACAGGCCCGCGCACTGCTGGACGAGGGCCCGGACGCGGCGGCGGCCCTCCTCGCGCCGCTCGTCCCCGAGCCCCTGGACCACGTCCTGCTCCAGGCCGACCTGACGGCGGTGGCGCCGGGCCCGCTGGAACGCCCCCTGGCGGAGACGCTGTCGGTCCTGGCCGACGTGGAGTCGAAGGGCGGGGCGACGGTGTACCGCTTCACGCCCGGTTCGGTGCGCCGCGCCCTGGACGCCGGGCAGGCGGCGACCGACCTGCACGCGTTCCTGGCCGCGCACAGCCGTACGCCGGTTCCGCAGCCGCTGAGCTACCTGATCGACGACGTGGCCCGCCGCCACGGCCACCTGCGGATCGGGTCGGCGTCCGCGTACGTACGCTGCGACGACGAGGCGGTCCTCAACGAGATCCTGGCCGACCGCCGCTCCACGGGGCTCCGCCTCCGCCGCCTGGCCCCCACGGTCCTGGCCTCCCAGGCCGACCCCGGCTCCCTCCTGGAAGCCCTGCGCGACATGGGCTACGCGCCGGCCGCCGAATCCGCCGAGGGCGACGTCCTGATCACCCGCGCCGGCGCCCGCCGCACCCCGCCCCGCACGCCCCCGGTCCCGGTCCCCGAGGGCCCTCCGGTCCCGGACGACACCCTGCTCGGTGCGGCCGTACGCGCCATCCGCGCGGGCGACACGGCCGCCACGGTGATCCGCAAGGACACGTCCGAGGACCCGTCGTCCCCCACGCCTTCCGGCTCCCTCCCCCGCACCACCTCCGCCGAGACCCTGGCCACCGTCCAGGCGGCCGCGATGACGGGCTCCGCGGTCTGGATCGGCTACGTCAACGCGGACGGCGCGGCCAGCCAGCGCGTGATCGCCCCGGTCCGCGTGGAGGGCGGCTTCGTCACGGCCTACGACCACACGGCCGACGAGGTCCGCACGTACCCGCTGCACCGGATCACGGGGGTGGCGGAGCTGGCGGACGACGGGAAGCCCTGA
- a CDS encoding YqjF family protein, which translates to MPPLLTQSWLDLAFLHWAVDPADVAPLLPPGTVPDTFDGATYVGLVAFRMYRVGGLGLPGLPYLGTFPETNVRLYSVDEHGRRGVVFRSLDASRLIPVLVARAAFRLPYVWSRMDIERSGDTLTYTSTRRWPGPRGARSRIVLRAGDAIDEPTPLEHFLTARWALHSSFFGRAAYLPNAHPRWPLHRAELLECDEDLVAAGGLPAPVGEPMSVLYSPGVPVRFGPQRRPRAGG; encoded by the coding sequence ATGCCGCCCCTGCTCACCCAGTCCTGGCTGGACCTGGCGTTCCTGCACTGGGCGGTCGATCCGGCGGACGTGGCACCGCTGCTGCCGCCGGGGACGGTGCCGGACACCTTCGACGGGGCGACCTACGTGGGGCTCGTGGCGTTCCGGATGTACCGGGTGGGTGGGCTCGGGTTGCCGGGGCTTCCGTACCTCGGGACCTTCCCCGAGACCAACGTCCGGCTGTACTCCGTGGACGAACACGGCCGGCGCGGGGTCGTCTTCCGCTCGCTCGACGCCTCGCGGCTCATCCCGGTCCTCGTGGCGCGGGCCGCGTTCCGGTTGCCGTACGTCTGGTCCCGGATGGACATCGAGCGCTCCGGCGACACCCTCACGTACACGAGCACCCGGCGTTGGCCCGGTCCTCGCGGGGCGCGGAGCAGGATCGTGCTGCGGGCGGGGGACGCGATCGACGAGCCGACGCCCCTGGAGCACTTCCTCACCGCCCGGTGGGCCCTGCACAGCTCGTTCTTCGGGCGGGCCGCCTATCTGCCCAACGCCCATCCCCGCTGGCCCCTGCACCGGGCGGAGCTGCTGGAGTGCGACGAGGACCTGGTGGCGGCGGGCGGCCTGCCCGCGCCGGTCGGCGAGCCGATGAGCGTGCTGTACTCCCCGGGCGTCCCGGTGCGCTTCGGGCCGCAGCGCAGGCCCCGCGCCGGAGGCTGA
- a CDS encoding RloB family protein, with protein MRPEQRRFLIYCEGERTEVQYFKGLRADLRTLPVSICLGGEHGEPQSLVRAAVEHKKRAPQSPRDRRTAYDEVWCVIDVEAPRPHDGLDEALELARQHEVEVALTNPCFELWVMLHFRDVTGYSTSDQAQRALEQLNACGYAAHRKNVEYDALRDGFAQARDRAEALRLRASKGYRQNPWTDVDRLVALLRAARHP; from the coding sequence GTGCGCCCGGAGCAGCGTAGGTTCCTGATCTACTGCGAGGGGGAGCGCACCGAAGTCCAGTACTTCAAGGGCTTGCGTGCGGATTTGCGGACCCTGCCCGTGTCGATCTGCCTCGGCGGGGAGCACGGAGAACCTCAGTCACTCGTCCGCGCGGCGGTCGAGCACAAGAAGCGTGCCCCTCAGTCCCCTCGCGACCGTCGTACAGCTTACGACGAGGTCTGGTGCGTGATCGATGTCGAAGCGCCGAGGCCCCACGACGGCTTGGACGAGGCGTTGGAACTCGCCCGGCAGCACGAAGTCGAGGTGGCGCTCACCAACCCCTGTTTCGAGCTGTGGGTCATGCTGCACTTCAGAGACGTCACGGGCTACAGCACATCGGACCAGGCGCAGCGAGCGCTGGAGCAACTGAACGCCTGCGGATACGCTGCCCATCGAAAAAACGTGGAGTACGACGCGTTGCGCGATGGCTTCGCTCAGGCGCGAGACCGTGCGGAGGCGCTGAGGCTACGGGCATCGAAGGGGTACCGGCAGAACCCCTGGACAGACGTGGATCGGCTGGTGGCCCTGCTGAGAGCAGCGCGGCATCCATGA
- a CDS encoding AAA family ATPase, with product MLLRFQVTNHASLLDEQELSLVAADRHPERAEFPSPGGGEFAVPVVAVYGTNASGKSNVIDSIRWMRSAVLSSFRRWDPSGGVPRRPFALGRGAAERPSSFAVDFVVGGVHHQFGFSVDGERVTEEWLYYYPEGRQRRLYERGADDRVTFGRWLTGRRKLIAELLRPNSLYLSVAAAQGHDQLGEVFRWFRSGLRMATDHDFSQRLDHTVRLCLEGRGGQESQPVLDLLRFADLGVSGLEIQDWDESIREDHERITQALREALGDKVRVQEDAKHRVRVEHRTAEGVYPLDLAYESSGTRTWIGLIGPVTTTLAHGGVLCVDELDARLHPYLVDALVGMFQSPETNRTGAQLVFSTHEAALLGRNVRTELFRDQVWFTEKDPLTLATRLFPLTDFSVRASADNLERRYLGGRYGAVPHLDDDLLREVTVAFRHGGGREAGKAAEADEGRAPGAA from the coding sequence ATGCTGCTGCGGTTCCAGGTCACGAATCATGCTTCGCTGCTGGACGAACAGGAACTGTCGCTCGTCGCCGCCGACCGTCACCCGGAGCGGGCCGAGTTCCCGTCACCGGGCGGAGGCGAGTTCGCGGTTCCTGTCGTCGCGGTCTACGGCACCAATGCCTCGGGGAAGTCGAACGTCATCGACTCCATCCGCTGGATGCGTTCAGCGGTTCTCAGCTCGTTCCGCCGCTGGGATCCCAGCGGCGGAGTTCCACGTCGGCCCTTCGCACTCGGTCGCGGTGCTGCCGAACGGCCCAGTTCGTTCGCGGTCGATTTCGTCGTCGGTGGGGTGCACCACCAGTTCGGCTTCTCGGTCGACGGCGAACGGGTCACCGAGGAGTGGTTGTACTACTACCCCGAAGGGCGTCAGCGCCGTCTGTACGAGCGTGGTGCCGACGACCGGGTCACCTTCGGGCGGTGGCTCACAGGCCGGCGCAAACTGATTGCGGAACTGCTCAGGCCCAACAGCCTCTATCTGTCCGTCGCCGCGGCGCAGGGGCACGATCAGCTCGGTGAGGTGTTCCGGTGGTTTCGATCCGGTCTGCGGATGGCCACCGACCATGATTTTTCCCAGCGTCTCGATCACACGGTCCGGCTCTGTCTCGAAGGAAGGGGCGGACAGGAGTCACAGCCGGTGCTGGACCTTCTTCGCTTCGCCGACCTCGGCGTATCCGGGCTGGAGATCCAGGACTGGGACGAAAGTATCCGAGAGGACCATGAGCGGATCACGCAAGCGCTCCGCGAGGCGCTCGGGGACAAGGTGCGCGTCCAGGAGGACGCCAAACACCGGGTCAGGGTGGAGCACCGCACCGCGGAGGGCGTTTACCCTCTCGATCTCGCGTACGAGTCGAGCGGCACGCGTACGTGGATCGGCCTCATCGGCCCCGTCACCACCACTTTGGCCCACGGTGGGGTGCTCTGCGTGGACGAATTGGATGCCCGCCTGCATCCCTACCTGGTTGACGCTCTCGTCGGTATGTTCCAGTCACCCGAGACCAATCGTACGGGGGCGCAACTGGTCTTCAGTACGCACGAGGCAGCACTGCTCGGGCGCAACGTACGTACCGAACTGTTCAGGGATCAGGTCTGGTTCACGGAGAAGGATCCGCTGACGCTGGCCACGAGGCTGTTTCCGCTGACCGACTTCTCGGTGCGGGCTTCGGCCGACAATCTGGAGAGGCGCTATCTGGGAGGGCGCTACGGAGCGGTGCCGCATTTGGACGATGACCTGCTGCGGGAAGTAACCGTGGCGTTCCGGCATGGGGGTGGGCGTGAAGCGGGGAAGGCCGCTGAAGCGGACGAAGGGCGTGCGCCCGGAGCAGCGTAG
- a CDS encoding HelD family protein encodes MPAHVAESDSTPDPTRATDPTGVTDPLAHERAHLAASRAALRGMREDAQALDIRDVTANWVNAAVLQSQIDDRIKALADLSHTPLFFGRLDYLHAVGGELAEGAEGERFYIGRRHVHDAVGDPMVIDWRAPVSQPYYQASRKNPRDVGLRRRFGYTAGELTAYEDEHLTDPAEAEHTSRLLQTEIERPRVGPMRDIVATIQPEQDEIVRSGLGGTVCVQGGPGTGKTAVGLHRVAYLLYAHRERLARTGTLVIGPNRSFLHYIEQVLPALGELEVKQATVDDLVRTGVEVRGEDEAATAVVKGDARMAEVLRRAIRSHVTPPAEPVVVVRGSRRWRVPAYEVQEMVDELLARDMRYGAAHEALPQRIAHAVLVRMEEAGEAPDDRVQNAVARSPAVKAAVKAVWPAVDPAKLVLRLLSDAEFLAAHAEGLLDGDEQKRLLWAKPARSVKSAKWSAADAVLIDEAGDLVARTHSLGHVVLDEAQDLSPMQYRAVGRRCSTGSATVLGDLAQGTTPWSTESWGDALFHLGKADAVVEELTAGFRVPREVIAYASRLLPVISPGLAAVESVRESPGSLVVREVAGGADGTDGLDAADPADPADASDALNAAVVAACEESLRHLGSIGLIAADARIPALGAALTAAGHAYLSPGEETTAASRLTLVPASLAKGLEYDYVVLDEPAAVVDGEPDERTGLRRLYVALTRAVSGLTVLHAAPLPRALA; translated from the coding sequence GTGCCCGCGCACGTAGCAGAGAGCGATTCCACCCCCGATCCCACCCGCGCCACCGACCCCACCGGCGTCACCGACCCCCTGGCGCACGAGCGCGCCCATCTCGCCGCGTCCCGCGCCGCCCTGCGCGGGATGCGCGAGGACGCTCAGGCCCTCGACATCCGCGACGTCACCGCGAACTGGGTCAACGCCGCCGTGCTCCAGTCCCAGATCGACGACCGCATCAAGGCGCTCGCCGACCTCTCGCACACCCCGCTGTTCTTCGGCCGCCTCGACTATCTGCACGCCGTCGGCGGCGAGCTGGCCGAGGGCGCGGAGGGCGAGCGGTTCTACATCGGGCGCCGGCACGTCCACGACGCCGTCGGGGACCCCATGGTCATCGACTGGCGTGCGCCGGTCTCCCAGCCCTACTACCAGGCGTCCCGCAAGAACCCCCGGGACGTGGGGCTCCGCCGCCGCTTCGGCTACACCGCCGGTGAGCTGACCGCGTACGAGGACGAGCACCTCACCGACCCCGCCGAGGCCGAGCACACCAGCCGGCTCCTCCAGACGGAGATCGAGCGGCCGCGCGTCGGCCCGATGCGCGACATCGTCGCCACCATCCAGCCCGAGCAGGACGAGATCGTCCGCAGCGGTCTCGGCGGGACCGTCTGCGTGCAGGGCGGGCCCGGCACCGGGAAGACCGCCGTCGGCCTGCACCGGGTGGCGTATTTGCTGTACGCGCACCGCGAACGGCTCGCCCGCACCGGCACGCTCGTCATCGGGCCGAACCGTTCCTTCCTGCACTACATCGAGCAGGTCCTGCCCGCCCTCGGCGAGCTGGAGGTGAAGCAGGCCACCGTCGACGACCTGGTGCGTACCGGCGTCGAGGTCCGGGGCGAGGACGAGGCGGCCACCGCCGTCGTCAAGGGCGACGCCCGCATGGCCGAGGTCCTGCGGCGGGCCATCCGCTCGCACGTCACCCCGCCCGCCGAGCCCGTCGTCGTGGTGCGCGGGTCCCGGCGCTGGCGCGTGCCCGCGTACGAGGTCCAGGAGATGGTCGACGAGCTGCTGGCCCGCGACATGCGGTACGGGGCCGCGCACGAGGCGCTGCCGCAGCGGATCGCGCACGCCGTCCTCGTACGGATGGAGGAGGCCGGGGAGGCGCCCGACGACCGGGTGCAGAACGCCGTGGCCCGCAGCCCTGCCGTGAAGGCGGCCGTCAAGGCGGTCTGGCCCGCCGTGGACCCGGCAAAGCTGGTGCTGCGGCTGCTCTCCGACGCGGAGTTCCTGGCCGCCCACGCGGAGGGCCTGCTGGACGGGGACGAGCAGAAGCGGCTGCTGTGGGCGAAGCCCGCCCGCAGTGTGAAGTCCGCGAAGTGGTCGGCGGCCGACGCCGTGCTGATCGACGAGGCGGGGGACCTCGTCGCCCGTACGCACTCCCTCGGCCATGTCGTGCTCGACGAGGCGCAGGACCTCTCCCCCATGCAGTACCGGGCGGTGGGGCGGCGGTGCTCGACCGGTTCGGCGACCGTCCTCGGGGACCTCGCCCAGGGGACGACCCCGTGGTCCACCGAGAGCTGGGGCGACGCGCTGTTCCACCTGGGCAAGGCGGACGCGGTGGTGGAGGAGCTGACCGCCGGTTTCCGCGTGCCGCGCGAGGTCATCGCGTACGCCTCCCGGCTGCTGCCCGTGATCTCGCCGGGGCTCGCGGCGGTGGAGTCGGTGCGTGAGTCGCCCGGTTCGCTGGTCGTACGGGAGGTGGCGGGCGGTGCGGACGGTACGGACGGTCTGGACGCGGCCGACCCGGCCGACCCGGCCGACGCGTCGGATGCGCTGAACGCTGCCGTCGTCGCCGCCTGCGAGGAGTCCCTGCGCCACCTGGGGTCGATCGGGCTGATCGCCGCCGACGCCCGGATCCCGGCGCTGGGGGCGGCCCTGACGGCGGCGGGTCACGCGTATCTCTCCCCTGGTGAGGAGACGACCGCCGCGTCCCGGCTGACGCTGGTGCCCGCGTCGCTCGCGAAGGGCCTGGAGTACGACTACGTGGTGCTGGACGAGCCGGCGGCGGTGGTCGACGGCGAGCCGGACGAGCGGACCGGGCTGCGGCGGCTGTACGTGGCGCTGACCCGTGCGGTCTCCGGGCTCACGGTGCTGCACGCGGCGCCGTTGCCGCGGGCGCTGGCCTGA
- a CDS encoding DNA repair helicase XPB, whose translation MTGPLIVQSDKTLLLEVDHDQADACRRAIAPFAELERAPEHIHTYRVTPLGLWNARAAGHDAEQVVDALVEYSRYPVPHALLVDIAETMARYGRLTLSKHPVHGLVLTSTDRPVLEEILRSKKVQPLVGTRIDPDTVAVHPSERGQVKQTLLKLGWPAEDLAGYVDGEAHPIELAENGWSLRPYQKQAVEGFWHGGSGVVVLPCGAGKTLVGAGAMAEAKATTLILVTNTVSARQWKHELVKRTSLTEEEIGEYSGTRKEIRPVTIATYQVLTTRRKGVYPHLELFDSRDWGLVVYDEVHLLPAPVFKFTADLQARRRLGLTATLVREDGRESDVFSLIGPKRFDAPWKEIEAQGYIAPADCVEVRVNLTDAERLAYATAEKEEKYRFCATTATKRKVTEALVRKHQGEQTLVIGQYIDQLDELGEHLDAPVIKGETSNAQREKLFEAFRQGEISVLVVSKVANFSIDLPEATVAIQVSGTFGSRQEEAQRLGRVLRPKADGHEARFYSVVARDTIDQDFAAHRQRFLAEQGYAYRIVDADELLADG comes from the coding sequence GTGACCGGACCCCTCATCGTCCAGAGCGACAAGACGCTGCTCCTCGAAGTCGACCACGACCAGGCGGACGCCTGCCGTCGTGCCATCGCACCGTTCGCGGAGCTGGAGCGTGCACCCGAGCACATCCACACGTACCGGGTCACCCCGCTCGGGCTGTGGAACGCCCGTGCCGCCGGGCACGACGCCGAGCAGGTCGTCGACGCCCTGGTCGAGTACTCCCGCTACCCCGTGCCGCACGCGCTCCTGGTCGACATCGCCGAGACGATGGCACGGTACGGGCGGCTCACCCTGTCCAAGCACCCCGTGCACGGGCTGGTGCTCACCAGCACCGACCGGCCCGTGCTGGAGGAGATCCTCCGGTCGAAGAAGGTGCAGCCGCTGGTCGGGACGCGGATCGACCCGGACACCGTGGCCGTGCACCCCTCCGAGCGGGGGCAGGTCAAGCAGACCCTGCTCAAGCTGGGGTGGCCCGCCGAGGACCTCGCGGGGTACGTCGACGGCGAGGCCCATCCGATCGAGCTGGCCGAGAACGGCTGGTCGCTGCGGCCGTACCAGAAGCAGGCCGTCGAAGGGTTCTGGCACGGCGGGTCGGGCGTCGTGGTGCTGCCTTGTGGGGCCGGGAAGACCCTCGTGGGCGCCGGTGCCATGGCCGAGGCCAAGGCCACCACCCTGATCCTCGTCACCAACACCGTCTCCGCCCGGCAGTGGAAGCACGAGCTGGTGAAGCGGACCTCGCTGACCGAGGAAGAGATCGGCGAGTACAGCGGGACGCGGAAGGAGATCCGGCCGGTCACCATCGCCACCTACCAGGTGCTGACCACCCGGCGCAAGGGCGTCTACCCGCACCTGGAGCTGTTCGACTCCCGCGACTGGGGCCTGGTCGTCTACGACGAGGTCCACCTGTTGCCCGCGCCCGTCTTCAAGTTCACCGCCGACCTCCAGGCCCGGCGGCGGCTGGGGCTCACGGCGACGTTGGTGCGGGAGGACGGGCGGGAGTCCGACGTGTTCTCGCTCATCGGGCCGAAGCGGTTCGACGCCCCGTGGAAGGAGATCGAGGCGCAGGGCTACATCGCGCCCGCCGACTGCGTCGAGGTCCGGGTCAATCTCACCGACGCGGAGCGGCTCGCCTACGCGACCGCCGAGAAGGAGGAGAAGTACCGGTTCTGCGCCACCACCGCGACCAAGCGGAAGGTGACCGAGGCGCTGGTGCGCAAGCACCAGGGCGAGCAGACCCTCGTCATCGGCCAGTACATCGACCAGCTCGACGAGCTGGGTGAGCATCTGGACGCCCCCGTGATCAAGGGCGAGACCAGCAACGCCCAGCGCGAGAAGCTCTTCGAGGCGTTCCGCCAGGGCGAGATCAGCGTCCTCGTCGTGTCCAAGGTCGCCAACTTCTCCATCGACCTGCCCGAGGCGACCGTCGCCATCCAGGTCTCCGGGACCTTCGGGTCGCGGCAGGAGGAGGCCCAGCGGCTGGGCCGGGTCCTGCGGCCGAAGGCCGACGGGCACGAGGCCCGGTTCTACTCGGTCGTCGCCCGCGACACCATCGACCAGGACTTCGCGGCGCACCGCCAGCGGTTCCTGGCCGAGCAGGGGTACGCGTACCGCATCGTCGACGCGGACGAGCTGCTCGCCGACGGCTGA
- a CDS encoding copper homeostasis protein CutC, which translates to MSNRAVLEVIALDAEDAVAAQAGGADRLELVTDMAADGLTPSRETFAAIRSAVDIPLRVMLRVADGFAAGDIDVLVGKARGMREAGADEFVFGFLDGEGHADLVAVERLVAELDGCRWTFHRAIDRAADRDALRKQLAELPGLDTFLTAGSPDGVDSGIPVLLAEAARAGEPGYQAQVLVGGGLHLRHLPRLRAAGIDAVHIGGAARPGGWTAPVDAAAVREWREALDA; encoded by the coding sequence ATGAGCAACCGTGCAGTCCTGGAGGTGATCGCTCTCGACGCGGAGGACGCGGTCGCTGCCCAGGCCGGTGGTGCAGACCGCCTCGAACTGGTCACCGACATGGCCGCCGACGGTCTGACCCCGTCGCGGGAGACCTTCGCGGCGATCAGGTCCGCCGTGGACATCCCGCTGCGCGTGATGCTCAGGGTGGCGGACGGCTTCGCCGCCGGTGACATCGATGTACTGGTCGGCAAGGCCCGCGGGATGCGGGAGGCGGGAGCCGACGAGTTCGTGTTCGGCTTCCTCGACGGGGAGGGCCATGCCGACCTCGTCGCCGTCGAGCGGCTCGTCGCCGAGCTGGACGGCTGCCGGTGGACGTTCCACCGGGCCATCGACCGGGCCGCCGACCGCGACGCCCTGCGCAAGCAGCTCGCGGAACTGCCCGGCCTCGACACGTTCCTCACGGCGGGCTCCCCGGACGGGGTGGACTCCGGCATCCCGGTCCTCCTGGCCGAGGCCGCCCGTGCCGGCGAGCCGGGGTACCAGGCGCAGGTCCTGGTCGGCGGCGGCCTCCACCTGCGGCACCTGCCCCGGCTGCGGGCGGCGGGGATCGACGCCGTGCACATCGGCGGCGCCGCCCGGCCCGGGGGCTGGACGGCCCCGGTGGACGCCGCAGCGGTACGGGAGTGGCGCGAGGCGCTGGACGCCTGA